A window of Burkholderiales bacterium genomic DNA:
GTCGCGCCTCGCGACGAATCCGGCGATCACGTCGGATGCCGCGCCTCCGCGCCGGGTGCGCGACTGGATCCGTGCGTCGGGACGACCGAACGGCCGAACCGGCGGTAGCGTCCGAGCTGGCGAGGATCCTCGCCGATCGCCACACCATGGCATTCGACCCAGGCGTGGGCTTCGAACGGTCCCGCGCCGGTGCGCGCCCCGAGTTCGAGTTCGCACTCGATTCGTTCGGCCGACAACAGCCGCCACAGCACGACCGATCGATGCAGGCACGAGACGCGGAAGGGGA
This region includes:
- a CDS encoding lasso peptide biosynthesis B2 protein; protein product: MGSWRKLAGLSWADRRLLARAAVMLAHVKLALPSTAFRAKRDRAAIARDPARVAEELDRAAAVARVVAVAAARVPFRVSCLHRSVVLWRLLSAERIECELELGARTGAGPFEAHAWVECHGVAIGEDPRQLGRYRRFGRSVVPTHGSSRAPGAEARHPT